A window of Streptomyces broussonetiae genomic DNA:
GAGAACTCACAACCAGGAGCGATGAGTTCGCACGCCGGTGGGCCCGCCACGACGTGAAGATCCACCGCTCCGGCGTGAAGCGCCTTCACCCCCCGCTCGTCGGCGATCTCGCGCTGCCCTACGAGGCGATGGATCTGCCGGCCGACCCTGGCCTCCGCCTCAACTTCCGCACCCCGCACCGGACTCGCCGCAGCGCGAGGCCCTCAGCCTCCTCGCCGGCTGGGTGAGCACCGGCACGGTCGCCCCCTCGCACAACGACTGAACCACCACGAGGAGAACACCTTCACCCACTACCGACCGCTCGGACGCACCAGCGTCCAGGGCAGCCCGCTCTGCCCGGGCGCGATGATGTTCGGCCCCTGGGGCAACGAAGACGAGGCCGACTCGGTACGGATCATCCACCGCACCCTCGACGCCGGCATCAACTTCATCGACACCGCGGGCGTGTCTCCGGCGGGGTCTCGGAGGAGATCGTCGGCAAGGCGCTCAAGGACCGTCGCGAAGAAGTTCTTCATGCCGAAGAGCCAGGACGCCCCCAACTCCCGGGGAGAATCGAGGCGCTGGATCATCCGCGAGGTTGAGAACTCCCTCAGGCGCCTGGGCGCCGACCGCATCGACCTCTACCAAGTCCACCGCCCCAGCCCGGACACCGACGTCGCCGAAACCCTCTGCGCTCTCTCCGACCTCGTACACCAGGGCAAGATCCGGCACATCGGATCCTCGTCCTACTCCGGTTCCCAGGTCGTCGAAGCCCAGTGGATCCCGTCGACCCGTAGCTCGAGGTCGCCGTAGCTGTTGTCGGCGGGGTTGACGGTCACCCCGGGGCCACGATCCCGTCGATGCGGTCGAGTACATAAGATCAACGAGATCGACTTCGGCTGCGGGTATCTCCCAGGTGGCATCCGCTTCGATGCATCCTGAGCAGCGCGTCAGGGCCGAATGTTCTCGAGGTCCTGGAGAAGGCCGGCGTGTGTCGGCTGCCACCCGAGGGCATCGCGGGTGTGCGCGCTGGACGCAGGCTGGTCCATGGCGAAGATCGGGCCGAACGGGCCGAAGTTCTCCTGCGGAACCTCCTCGACCGGCAGGCCCAGTCGCCGGCCGATGACCGTCGCGATGTCCCGCACCGCGTCGCCCTCGTCGGCGACGGCGTGCCAGGACGTCCCGGCCGGCGCGGACTCAAGGACCAGACGGAACAGGGCCGCCGCGTCGAGCGCATGCACGGCCGGCCAGCGCTGGGTGCCGTCGCCCGGGTAGCCGGAAACCCCGGTGCGGCGCGCTGCCTCGACCAACAGGCCGGCAAACCCGCCCTGTCCCTCGTTGTGGACCGTGCGCGGCATGCGGACGGCCATGCTGCGCACACCGCGCGAGGCGAGATCCAGCAGCGCTGTGACCGACCGGCCTCGACCGGCCACCGGTCCGCCGGTGGGCAGCGGATCGGCCTCGGTGGAGGCGCGTCCCGGCACCCAGGGGGTACCCGAGACCGTGACGATCGGGCGGTCACTCCCGATGAGTTCCCGTCCCAGCGCGGCGAGAGCGGCGCTCTCCTCGGCGATGGCCTGTGCGAGCGCATCCGGACTGCTGTAGTCGCGGCCGAACGCCAGACTGATCACGCCGTCGCACTGTGCAGCGCCGGACCGCAGGACGTCGAGGTCCGCCAGGTCTCCGCGCAGCACCTTGGCGCCGGCGCTCTCAAGGGCCCGCGCGGAGCCGTCCGAGCGGGCCAGTGCGAGAACGGAGTGGCCGTTGCCGAGCATTTCGGCGACGACGGCGGAGCCGATGGTGCCGGTGCCGCCGGTGATGAAGACGTGCATGAGTCCTCCCGGAAAGTGATGGGACTGTTGTCCCATCACTCCACCTTACCCGGTGACGGGACAACAGTCCCATCACCTATCCTGGGTCTCATGGCTAGATGGCAACCAGGGGCGTCCCAGCGACTCGTCGTTGCGGCCGTCGACCTGTTCACCGAGCAGGGGTACGACGCCACCACCGTGGCGCAGATCGCCGAGCGTGCCGGCGTCACCAAGAGCACCTTCTTCCGGTACTTCTCCGACAAGCGCGAGCTACTGGTCGCCGGTCAGGAGACGCTCGGCAGGCTGCTCGCCGACGGCATCACCGAGGCGCCTGCGAGCGCGAGCCCCCTTCAGGCGGTGGCGGCCGGTCTCGAGCGCGCATCGAGCGCCATGGGGCCGGTGAACCGCGAACTCGGCCCCCGCCTCGAAGCAGCCGTGGCAGCCAGCACCGAACTTCAGGAGCGCGACGCCCTCAAGAGCGTCGGTCTCGCGGCCGCCATGACAGCCGCGCTCATCGCCCGCGGTGTCCCCGGGCCGACTGCGCATGTCGCGGGCGAGCTGGGAGTCCTCGCGTTCAAGCAGGGCTACGCCCGGTGGTCCGAAAGCGATCGTGACGATGCCGAAGGGCTCGCGCCTCATGCGCTGGCAGCCCTGGAGGACCTGCGCGCGGCAACCGCGTCGCTGGGCTGATCTGCGCCACCTTGCTGTTGCGGCAGCCTGGCCGTGCGCTCGGGACGGGTGGCTTCGCCGCAGCGAACGCCTCGCCCAGGACGCGTCCGGAAGCGTCCCGTCCACCGTCAAGAACGCCACGGGACAGGTCGAGGCCTTCACCTGGGCCGGCAGCGCGGCGGCGCGGCAGCCGTCACCGGCATGAGGCGCGAGGACGTGAGCCCGCCCATCCGCGGCCGGAGGCCACAGGCCCGCCGCGTCAGGCGCGGGGGCGGGTGCCCGGAGCCGGCGCCGCTGGTCGGTGAAGCCGGCCATGGCGGCGTGCGCGGGCCGGCGCCGGCGCCCCGTCACGGCTCGGCGTGAACAGCGCCCCCTGGCCCGGTGCCGTGTACCCGCCGCGCTCGCCAAGAACTTCCCGGTCGGGCGGTGCGTGCCGGCGCGCCCGGGGTCCACGGGAATCCACTGCCGCGCCTTCTCTCACGCCTGCTGCCGGCGCGCCACCATCACCGCGTACACCAGGACCCCGGCGAACAGGAACAACACGCCCTGGTACACCGCCGCGTAGCCGGCACCCGCCATCAACCACAGGGAGAAACCGGCCGCCACCGCGGTGATCACCAGGTCCCGGGCGAGCCGGGCGCGGTCCACCGACTCGCGGCGGCCGGAGATCAGGTGGAAGAGCTGGGCGGCCGTCGCGAGGAGGTACGGCACGGTCGCGGTGAACGTGGTGATGAGGACCAGGACCTCGAAGACCTTCCCCGAGCCCGACAGGTAGTTGTAGGCGGTGAGCAGGGAGGCGAGGACGACCGTGACGGCGACGCCGATGGTCGGCACGCCCCGGCGGCGCCGCGCGAAGGCCGCAGGGAACAGGCCGTCCTTGGCCGCGGCGTACGGGGTCTGGGCGCTCAGCAGCGTCCAGCCGTTGAGGCAGCCCGTCATCGACACCACCGCCGCCAGCGCCACGGCCGTACCGCCCCAGCTGCCGCCGAACATCGCGTTCACGGCGTCCGAGAACGGCGCGGTGGAGTGCACCAGACGGTCGTGCGGCACCGTGCCGAAGACGGCCAGGGTGCCCAGCAGATACACCAGGGCGGCGCCCGTGGTGCCGATGACGCTGGCGCGCCCCACGTTGCGGCGGGCGTCCTTGACCTCGCCCGCGCTGACGGCGGCCGACTCCACCCCTAGGTAGGAGAAGAGCAGCAGGGCGGCGGAGGCGGACACCGCGCCGACCGGGCCGTGACCGCTCGAGTTGAACGGCCCCAGCCGCGCCGGGTCGAAGAAGAACAGCCCGCCGACCGCGACGAGCAGCAGCGGCACGAACTTCAGCACCGTGGAGACGAGTTGTACGGCACCCACGTACCGGGTTCCGGCGAAGTTGGCGACGGCGGGCAGCCACAGCAGGACCAGGGCGGTCAGGCACGCGGACCAGGGGTGGCCGCCCACCGGTATCACCACGTCGAGGTAGCCGACCGCGGCCACGGCCAGCGCGGCGTTCGACACCCAGCCGGTGATCCAGTACGACCAGGCGGCCAGGAAGCCGGCGAAGTCGCCGAACGCCTCGCGGGCGTAGACGTACGGGCCGCCGGTGCGGGGATCGCGTGCGGCGAGCCGGCCGAAGACCAGGGCCAGGGCGATGGCGGCGACGGTCAGCACGGCGAAGGCGACCAGGCTGACCGTGCCGAAGGGGGCGATGGAGGCGGGCAGCGTGAAGATGCCGCCGCCGATGATGTTGCCCATGACCAGCGCGGTGGCGACGGGCAGGCCGAACTGCCGGGCATGCCTGCTGGTGCCGGTCGAGTCCGTCACGTCCGGGTTGTCGTGAGGGACCTGGTCGTCAGTGACCTGGCCGTGAGTGACCTGGTCGGGTGCCGCGAGGGTCTCCGAGGGGGCCGGAGCCGGTTGCGGGGCGGTTCCGGGGCTGTCCATGGGGGTCCGCCTCTCCAATCACACAGATGTCCCGGGATCGCCGGGACGTCAGTCATGGTCGGGGAAGTCGCCGCCCTCCACAAAATCGCCGGATCTCGTGCGGCTCAGCGGGGCTGACCTCGTAAAAAGTGCGTTCGCGGGACGTCCGTGCCGCGATATGTCCTGTGGTGCCTCTCGTGCGTGGGACGGCCGGGTGCGTGAGGGCGGTGTCCGTCCTCCCGGTCAGCCGCGTTCCTCTCCGCCCGCCCACAGGCTGCGGACATGGCCCAGGTGCCGGGTCATGATCTCGTGCACGGCCTGTTCGTCCCGCTCCAGCAGGGCGTCGAGGAGTTCGAGGTGTTCCTGGGCGGAGGCGAGCAGGCGGCCCGCGCGCACCAGCGCGGTCAGGCCGTAGAGGCGGGAGCGCCCGCGCAGGTCGGCGATCACCTCGACCAGGTGGGCGTTGCCGGCCAGGGCCAGCAGGCCGAGGTGGAAGCGGGTGTCGGCCTCGACATAGGCGATCAGGTCGCCCGCCACCGCCGCGGTGACGATCTCCCGGGCCGCCGGGCGCAACGCCTCCAGCGAGACACGGTCGGCGGTGCGGGCCAGCCCGGCGACGGTGGGGATCTCGATGAGGGCACGGATGTGCGTGTACTCGTCCAGCTGCTGGTCGGAGACGGCGGTGACCCGGAAGCCCTTGTTGGGCACGGTGTCGACCAGGCCCTCCTTGGCCAGGTCCAGCATCGCCTCCCGCACCGGTGTCGCCGAGACACCGAAGCGGGCGGCGAGGGACGGGGCGGAGTAGACCTCGCCGGGGCGCAGCTCGCCCGCGATCAGCGCGGCGCGCAGCGCGTCGGCGACCCGCTCACGGTAGCTGCTGCGCCGGCCGCCGAGCCGGGGCAGCGCCGGCAGGTCCCCGTCCGAGGTGTTCTGTGCCATGTCACGCATCACCGGCGGGAGTCTAGAGGACGAATCCCTCCGGGAACGGATCGGTGGGGTCCAGCAGGTACTGGG
This region includes:
- a CDS encoding SDR family oxidoreductase, translated to MHVFITGGTGTIGSAVVAEMLGNGHSVLALARSDGSARALESAGAKVLRGDLADLDVLRSGAAQCDGVISLAFGRDYSSPDALAQAIAEESAALAALGRELIGSDRPIVTVSGTPWVPGRASTEADPLPTGGPVAGRGRSVTALLDLASRGVRSMAVRMPRTVHNEGQGGFAGLLVEAARRTGVSGYPGDGTQRWPAVHALDAAALFRLVLESAPAGTSWHAVADEGDAVRDIATVIGRRLGLPVEEVPQENFGPFGPIFAMDQPASSAHTRDALGWQPTHAGLLQDLENIRP
- a CDS encoding aldo/keto reductase; this translates as MFGPWGNEDEADSVRIIHRTLDAGINFIDTAGVSPAGSRRRSSARRSRTVAKKFFMPKSQDAPNSRGESRRWIIREVENSLRRLGADRIDLYQVHRPSPDTDVAETLCALSDLVHQGKIRHIGSSSYSGSQVVEAQWIPSTRSSRSP
- a CDS encoding amino acid permease, whose protein sequence is MDSPGTAPQPAPAPSETLAAPDQVTHGQVTDDQVPHDNPDVTDSTGTSRHARQFGLPVATALVMGNIIGGGIFTLPASIAPFGTVSLVAFAVLTVAAIALALVFGRLAARDPRTGGPYVYAREAFGDFAGFLAAWSYWITGWVSNAALAVAAVGYLDVVIPVGGHPWSACLTALVLLWLPAVANFAGTRYVGAVQLVSTVLKFVPLLLVAVGGLFFFDPARLGPFNSSGHGPVGAVSASAALLLFSYLGVESAAVSAGEVKDARRNVGRASVIGTTGAALVYLLGTLAVFGTVPHDRLVHSTAPFSDAVNAMFGGSWGGTAVALAAVVSMTGCLNGWTLLSAQTPYAAAKDGLFPAAFARRRRGVPTIGVAVTVVLASLLTAYNYLSGSGKVFEVLVLITTFTATVPYLLATAAQLFHLISGRRESVDRARLARDLVITAVAAGFSLWLMAGAGYAAVYQGVLFLFAGVLVYAVMVARRQQA
- a CDS encoding TetR/AcrR family transcriptional regulator, whose amino-acid sequence is MARWQPGASQRLVVAAVDLFTEQGYDATTVAQIAERAGVTKSTFFRYFSDKRELLVAGQETLGRLLADGITEAPASASPLQAVAAGLERASSAMGPVNRELGPRLEAAVAASTELQERDALKSVGLAAAMTAALIARGVPGPTAHVAGELGVLAFKQGYARWSESDRDDAEGLAPHALAALEDLRAATASLG
- a CDS encoding GntR family transcriptional regulator — translated: MAQNTSDGDLPALPRLGGRRSSYRERVADALRAALIAGELRPGEVYSAPSLAARFGVSATPVREAMLDLAKEGLVDTVPNKGFRVTAVSDQQLDEYTHIRALIEIPTVAGLARTADRVSLEALRPAAREIVTAAVAGDLIAYVEADTRFHLGLLALAGNAHLVEVIADLRGRSRLYGLTALVRAGRLLASAQEHLELLDALLERDEQAVHEIMTRHLGHVRSLWAGGEERG